The nucleotide window TGAAAAATATCGATGCGTCAAACGCCGGTGTTTATCGGCAGGAGAATGTTTTAATCTCGGGTGCGGAACATATCCCCCCCGAGCATTTTTTGCTAGCTGAACAGATGTCAGCATTACTCACCTCATACCGTGAATTTTCAGGGCATCCGTTAGAGCGTGCCGCACGTTTGCATACCGAGTTTGTAAAAATTCACCCTTTTGTTGATGGTAATGGTCGCACGGCTCGTTTATTGATGAACCTTGATTTAATGCGCTCCGGTCTGTTGCCCATCATTATTAAAGCCACTAATCGCCTGGACTATTACGAGGCACTGGATAAGGCACATACTAAAAATGAGTACGGTGATTTTTTACGCTTGACAGCAAAGGCGGAGCTTGAGGCGCTGGAAAAAACATTGCAGCTGGT belongs to Gammaproteobacteria bacterium and includes:
- a CDS encoding Fic family protein gives rise to the protein MMDKLTEVDKLLAKLNHLRPLPKHTVKSLHEQLVLEWTYNSNAIEGNTLTLKETKVVLEGITIGGKPMREHFEAINHKEAIDYVEAVVASDEPFSEHVIKSIHQLILKNIDASNAGVYRQENVLISGAEHIPPEHFLLAEQMSALLTSYREFSGHPLERAARLHTEFVKIHPFVDGNGRTARLLMNLDLMRSGLLPIIIKATNRLDYYEALDKAHTKNEYGDFLRLTAKAELEALEKTLQLVGGAKP